AGGCCCGCGTCCGGCTCCTGTTCGAGCAGGTCAATCCAGCCGATCTTACCATCATCGGGGTTCTGCTCCACAAGGGAACTGAGGAGCATATTGGTCACGTTGTTCGCCAGGGAACGGCCCATAAGAAACTCCATGGACAAATAATAGATCCGTTTCACATTATGCTGCTCATACATACCCCCTGTAGCAATCCAGCGCTGCGAGAGTATGTCCCGGACGGAGCGTGCCGCTGCCTCAAAACGTTCACGGGGACCGGTAGCAGACTCTTTGATGACATTGTCGAAGATGAGGTGCCGCTCATAAAGCCCGTCCCTGCCGGTAAACTGTACCGGACCACATCCGTACTGTTTTATAAGCTCCGCCATTAGGGTATTTTCGCCTGGGCTCCGGGATTTCAGGGTACCTTTTCCGTTAACCATGTTTTTTCCTTTCTTTGCTGTCATATCATCATCCTTTCCCAGTCGGGTTTCTCTTAATGAATCATATTATGCTGCGGTAAACCATAAAATCATCAATCTTGCATAAAAAATCCTAATTAATCCTTCTAAATATCGCCATATCGCCTGACGAAGTTTTTCCCCGTCTTTTCTCCTCTAATCCGAGCGATACCAACCGTGCCATGAGGATCGCGGGGTAAAGCTGTCCGATGAGGGCCTTAACCATGGCAAAGGACGGGCTATGGGGGTATGTCTCCAAAACCGACGGCGGTCAACGTCACGATGTTGAAATATGGTTTTCATGCCAACACGATGCTCTTCATACAAGCGTTCTATTTATCCGTTCCAGAATGTATGACTGATTGGTGCAACAAAACTTTGATTACCCTTATTGACCGCTTTATTCTTTTTATATCGGTTTGTCATTACACCCTTAAAAGGATTTTCCTATATTCTCAATTTTATTTCAAATAGAAAAACCTCCACAACCTTTATCAATTACCATTTGCAATGGAGTATCATGTGTGAAAGCGGCAAACCCACGCTTTTAGGAAGTTGTCGATTACGTATAGCAGGAAGACATGAGGGCCAAGCAATCGAGAGGCACTCATATACTTCCTGTGACGAATATGTCTAAACCCTTGATGTTCCCCCCGCCCAACTGGGCCATGGTTTGTGCGGCAACGGTCAATCCTTCTTTGAGATATATCCCGTCAATACCCGGAACAGCGTAGGAATAGAAAAGAACATTGCGCGTATTATCCCTCACTTTTGTTTTTTCATCTGCCCCCTGGCAAAGTACGCAGATGATGTCCTTTTCGTCCCGTAGCACTATTTCTCCTTCTGTCATTATGAATTGGCGACCTCCCATTCCAACACTCGTCTCCACTCCCCGGGCTACATCGAGCATGAACCTGCCTTCGATCCGATCAAAATCAGTGACTGCCACGAGGATACCGGCACACATCTCGGCCATAAAGTGAGCATCGACCATGAGGTTGTATCTCGGAAACCCGCTCTGGATTGTTCTCTTAAGATGCTGGGGCAAGGGACATTCGAATCCGAAGCTCTGAAAAAACTGATCGTAGATATCGATACGCTGAGAGATACCAGCAAGTGTTTCCCGCTTTCTCATTCTTCGCAGGAGATTTCGCTTGTATTGATCAAATCCTGTGCTGTCGCTTAAGGGCCGGCAGTCCGAAATGAGCGTCAACCCAAACGCCACACCCGGGTACTTAACTTCATAGGCAGACGAGATTGAAAAATCTATCCATGTTGTCATCTTCTTTTCTTCCACATCAGACCTCGTAGTCAAAAACACTTTTCATGCAATTTTAGCACAAGATTGCAAATACGTCTCCAACCATTTCAGGAAGCAAGCGACTGCGGATGTCACCTTCCACCATCCCATTGTCCCGCCTTCGGCAGGATTAAACCGTACGGATTGCGACGGTGATTCAGTGAATAGTAGTCTAAAATCAGTCGTTAGTCGTTAGTGAATAGTGAACAGTTAAAAGCATTTTGTCAAGCTCATTGTCATTCTCCCGTTCGGGGACAGGACTCTTTTGCCATATTTTAAACCCCCGTTACTCGTATCTTAACTGCAGTGAATAGTGGTTAGTCAAAAAACCATTCACCATTCACAGCATTTCATCTTTTCTGCCTTTTTAACTATTCACTATCTACTATCTACTATTCACTGCCTCTTTTACACCTGAGGGGGTTTTTCTTCTCCGGCGGAGGTTCCGGGGCAATCGGTATCCGCAGTTCCACTAAAGCACAGAAGACCCGCAGCTCATCAAGAAGCGCCTGAAGGTCAGGCCTTGTGTATTTTTTGGCGCCCATCTCAATAAATGACTCTACTGATCGTAAGACGGCAACATGTTTTGTTA
This window of the Pseudomonadota bacterium genome carries:
- a CDS encoding phenylalanine--tRNA ligase beta subunit-related protein: MEEKKMTTWIDFSISSAYEVKYPGVAFGLTLISDCRPLSDSTGFDQYKRNLLRRMRKRETLAGISQRIDIYDQFFQSFGFECPLPQHLKRTIQSGFPRYNLMVDAHFMAEMCAGILVAVTDFDRIEGRFMLDVARGVETSVGMGGRQFIMTEGEIVLRDEKDIICVLCQGADEKTKVRDNTRNVLFYSYAVPGIDGIYLKEGLTVAAQTMAQLGGGNIKGLDIFVTGSI